A single Methylomonas koyamae DNA region contains:
- a CDS encoding TolC family protein, with amino-acid sequence MTPFVSGRFPLTLLALSLAACTPQGVGLIDVANDLEQRTGQRFAETRADETAWPANVIMDDGLSEDELVSLALWNNAAFRATLADLGLFRADLVQAGMLPNPTFSMLVPWGAKPLELTLRYPLEIFWLRPQRVELAKLDVEQTAQRLVQTGLDLIRDVRIAHAELSLAKRRMELAESAVTLSQAIAELTQARLKAGDASELEVTNARVDALQALEQKGRLQRDCEIADERLRHLVGLSLEQWPKNVSAELIAHDDRFDTEKLVEQALLARPDLRAAEIIVQGAGERIGLARAEIFTITASLNAKQINGPLLAGPGLDLTLPIVNQNQGGIAQAQARFDKAARQYVATRQRIALDVREAHARLQQAGQSLQQWQQTILPPLQAAIQDAENAYAAGNVTYLFVLETQRRWLDAQLKTAQAAADLRRARAELERSVGQRLKPA; translated from the coding sequence ATGACACCGTTTGTTTCCGGTCGTTTCCCGTTAACGCTTCTCGCTTTGTCGCTGGCGGCCTGTACCCCGCAAGGCGTGGGTTTAATCGACGTTGCCAACGATCTGGAACAGCGCACGGGACAGCGTTTTGCCGAAACGCGTGCCGACGAAACCGCATGGCCGGCCAATGTAATCATGGATGACGGTTTGTCCGAAGATGAGTTGGTCAGCTTGGCACTGTGGAACAATGCCGCTTTTCGCGCGACCTTGGCCGATTTGGGCTTGTTCCGGGCCGATCTCGTGCAGGCGGGTATGCTGCCCAACCCTACCTTCTCGATGTTGGTGCCATGGGGCGCAAAACCCTTGGAACTGACGCTGCGCTACCCGTTGGAAATTTTCTGGCTGCGTCCGCAACGGGTCGAGTTGGCAAAATTGGATGTCGAACAAACTGCACAACGTTTGGTGCAAACCGGATTGGACTTGATTCGCGATGTTCGCATCGCCCACGCCGAATTGAGCTTAGCCAAGCGACGCATGGAATTGGCCGAGTCCGCTGTCACACTGAGTCAAGCAATCGCCGAACTCACGCAAGCCCGATTGAAAGCTGGCGATGCCAGCGAACTGGAAGTGACCAATGCTCGAGTCGATGCGCTGCAAGCCCTGGAACAAAAAGGCCGCCTGCAACGCGATTGCGAGATTGCCGACGAGCGCTTGCGGCACCTGGTCGGATTGAGCCTGGAGCAGTGGCCGAAAAACGTTAGTGCGGAACTGATAGCCCATGATGACCGGTTCGATACCGAAAAGCTGGTCGAACAGGCGCTACTGGCACGTCCCGATCTACGTGCCGCAGAAATCATTGTACAAGGCGCGGGCGAACGCATTGGCCTGGCGCGCGCCGAAATCTTTACTATCACCGCCAGCCTCAACGCGAAACAAATCAATGGACCTTTGTTGGCGGGACCGGGCTTGGATCTGACGCTACCTATCGTCAATCAGAATCAAGGTGGCATCGCGCAAGCCCAGGCGCGCTTCGACAAGGCCGCCAGGCAATATGTCGCCACCCGACAACGGATTGCGCTGGATGTCCGCGAAGCCCATGCCCGATTGCAACAGGCCGGCCAAAGCCTGCAACAGTGGCAACAAACTATTTTGCCGCCGCTGCAAGCCGCCATACAAGACGCTGAAAACGCTTATGCGGCCGGTAATGTCACCTATCTGTTCGTACTCGAAACTCAACGCCGCTGGCTGGACGCGCAATTAAAAACCGCGCAAGCCGCCGCCGATTTGCGCCGCGCCCGTGCGGAACTGGAACGCAGCGTGGGCCAGCGTCTAAAGCCTGCTTGA